From Halotia branconii CENA392, the proteins below share one genomic window:
- a CDS encoding type II toxin-antitoxin system RelE family toxin, giving the protein MYQIELTKSATKQLNKLPSNIKERIDARILDLAIEPRPDKVKKIKGNENSYRIRVGDYRIIYEIYDDILLISVVRVGHRSKIYKDET; this is encoded by the coding sequence ATGTATCAAATTGAATTGACAAAAAGTGCTACAAAACAACTAAATAAACTACCAAGTAATATTAAAGAACGCATCGATGCCAGAATTTTAGATTTGGCTATAGAACCGCGTCCAGATAAAGTTAAAAAAATAAAAGGTAATGAAAATTCTTATCGAATCCGAGTAGGAGATTACCGCATAATATATGAAATATATGATGATATTTTACTAATAAGTGTAGTTAGAGTAGGGCATAGAAGTAAAATTTATAAAGACGAAACTTGA